Proteins co-encoded in one Longimicrobium terrae genomic window:
- the lpxA gene encoding acyl-ACP--UDP-N-acetylglucosamine O-acyltransferase: MSILNGTKIHPTAIIDPAAQLGEDVSVGPFSIIGPNVVVGARTTIASHVLIERDTEVGEDCRISQGAVLGTDPQDLKYKGEPTRLVVGARTVIREYATLNRGTLASGLTSVGSDCMLMSYVHVAHDCVLGDHVILANAVNLAGHVTIGDWVIVGGMTPVQQFVRIGAHAFVGGQSRIAKDIPPFVKAAGIPVELYGLNSVGLQRRGFDEETRRELKRAYRLFFGSTHNTTQALARAREELRSLPEVEQFLGFFESSTHGVSR; this comes from the coding sequence CCTGAACGGGACGAAGATCCATCCCACCGCCATCATCGATCCCGCCGCGCAGCTGGGCGAGGACGTGTCGGTGGGGCCGTTTTCCATCATCGGTCCGAATGTCGTCGTGGGCGCGCGGACGACGATCGCCAGCCACGTGCTGATCGAGCGCGACACCGAGGTGGGCGAGGACTGCCGCATCTCGCAGGGCGCGGTGCTGGGGACGGATCCGCAGGACCTGAAGTACAAGGGCGAGCCCACGCGCCTCGTCGTCGGTGCGCGCACGGTAATTCGCGAGTACGCCACGCTCAACCGCGGCACGCTGGCCAGCGGGCTCACGTCCGTGGGCAGCGACTGCATGCTGATGAGCTACGTGCACGTGGCGCACGACTGCGTGCTGGGCGATCACGTGATCCTGGCCAACGCGGTGAACCTGGCCGGCCACGTGACCATTGGCGACTGGGTGATCGTGGGCGGCATGACGCCGGTGCAGCAGTTCGTCCGCATCGGCGCGCACGCGTTCGTGGGCGGGCAGTCGCGCATTGCCAAGGACATTCCGCCGTTCGTAAAGGCGGCGGGGATTCCGGTGGAGCTCTACGGGCTGAACTCGGTCGGCCTGCAGCGCCGCGGCTTTGACGAGGAGACGCGGCGCGAGCTGAAGCGCGCGTACCGCCTGTTCTTCGGATCGACGCACAACACCACGCAGGCGCTCGCCCGAGCGCGGGAGGAATTGCGGTCGCTGCCGGAAGTGGAGCAGTTCCTGGGCTTTTTTGAGAGCTCCACGCATGGAGTTTCGCGCTGA
- a CDS encoding Gfo/Idh/MocA family oxidoreductase — protein MRVGVLGVGSLGFHHARILREVAGAEMAGVFDDSAERCEKVASELGVRAFRTADELLENVDAAVIAVPTTVHAQVAMAAIAAGVHLLIEKPIASTLEEANRIVSAAAEKKLVVATGHVERFNGALRACEPYLEDPRFVESHRLAPFNPRGTDVAVVLDLMIHDIDLVLGLVRRPVDGLDAIGVPVLTPSADIANARLNFSNGAVANITASRVSFERMRKVRFFQNSGYMSLDLAAGTGEFLRLKPGQRLPDGEIGVAALMGLVERIELKGDGQEPLRAELEAWVSAVRGEGPLVVSGEAGRDALAVALRIMERIEEHAAAGAADLRA, from the coding sequence ATGCGCGTGGGCGTGCTGGGCGTGGGGAGCCTGGGCTTTCACCATGCCCGCATTCTGCGCGAGGTGGCGGGCGCGGAGATGGCCGGCGTATTTGACGACAGCGCCGAGCGGTGCGAGAAGGTGGCGTCCGAACTCGGCGTACGCGCGTTCCGCACGGCCGATGAACTGCTGGAAAACGTGGACGCCGCGGTGATCGCGGTGCCCACGACGGTGCACGCGCAGGTGGCGATGGCCGCCATCGCCGCGGGCGTCCATCTGCTGATCGAGAAGCCGATCGCCTCCACGCTGGAAGAGGCGAACCGCATCGTCTCCGCCGCGGCGGAAAAGAAGCTGGTCGTCGCCACTGGGCACGTGGAGCGCTTCAACGGCGCGCTGCGGGCCTGCGAGCCGTACCTGGAAGATCCGCGCTTCGTGGAGAGCCACCGGCTGGCTCCGTTCAACCCGCGCGGGACGGATGTGGCGGTGGTGCTGGACCTGATGATCCACGACATCGACCTCGTCCTGGGCCTGGTCCGCCGCCCGGTGGATGGACTGGACGCGATCGGCGTTCCGGTGCTGACGCCCAGCGCCGACATCGCCAACGCGCGGCTCAACTTCAGCAACGGCGCGGTGGCCAACATCACCGCCAGCCGCGTCAGCTTCGAGCGGATGCGGAAAGTCCGGTTCTTTCAGAACAGCGGCTACATGTCGCTGGACCTGGCCGCGGGGACGGGCGAGTTTCTGCGGCTGAAGCCCGGGCAGCGCCTGCCGGACGGGGAGATCGGCGTCGCCGCCCTGATGGGGCTGGTGGAGCGGATCGAGCTGAAGGGCGACGGGCAGGAGCCGCTGCGCGCGGAGCTGGAGGCGTGGGTGTCCGCCGTCCGCGGCGAGGGCCCGCTGGTCGTCAGCGGCGAGGCGGGTCGGGACGCGCTGGCGGTGGCGCTGCGCATCATGGAGCGCATCGAGGAGCACGCGGCCGCCGGCGCGGCCGACCTGCGCGCGTGA
- the lpxB gene encoding lipid-A-disaccharide synthase, with protein MAEVSSGGGRPPTIFISAGEESGDLHGAALARALRTRFPDARLIGLGGSRMQAEGVSLLAGLRELAVMGLVEVLRHLPFFVDLRKRVFAALERERVDLVIPIDYPGFNLRLAKHAKASGIPVLYYIAPQVWAWHKSRVRDLARDADEVAVVLPFEEDFLRKGGVNARFVGHPLLDRADPPLSRDEWARSRGLDPARPVLALFPGSRAQEVGRHLELFSAAADRVVARNPLVQVVIGVPGGIDRAVYAGARWPLVESADGLLQYATAAVAKSGTTTLEAALALTPLIVVYRMNAASYAVARRLVKVPHIALANLIAEDRVAPEFIQDAATPDALADAVLPLLDEGSPERRRMIDGFANVRERLGGPGASARVAALAADLLAAKRSGR; from the coding sequence ATGGCTGAGGTTTCCTCCGGCGGCGGCCGTCCGCCGACCATCTTCATTTCCGCGGGCGAAGAGTCCGGCGACCTGCACGGCGCGGCGCTCGCCCGGGCGCTGCGGACGCGCTTTCCCGACGCGCGGCTCATTGGCCTGGGCGGATCGCGGATGCAGGCGGAGGGCGTGTCGCTCCTGGCCGGCCTGCGCGAGCTCGCCGTGATGGGGCTGGTGGAGGTGCTGCGCCATCTGCCCTTCTTTGTGGACCTGCGCAAGCGCGTGTTCGCCGCCCTGGAGCGCGAGCGCGTGGACCTGGTCATCCCCATCGACTACCCCGGCTTCAACCTGCGCCTCGCGAAGCATGCGAAAGCGTCGGGGATTCCCGTGCTGTACTACATCGCGCCGCAGGTGTGGGCCTGGCACAAGAGCCGGGTGCGCGACCTGGCGCGCGACGCGGACGAGGTGGCGGTCGTTCTGCCGTTCGAGGAGGATTTCCTGCGGAAAGGTGGCGTAAACGCCCGCTTCGTGGGGCATCCGCTGCTGGACCGCGCCGATCCGCCGCTGTCGCGAGACGAGTGGGCGCGTTCGCGGGGGCTGGATCCCGCGCGGCCGGTGCTGGCGCTCTTTCCCGGCAGCCGCGCGCAGGAGGTCGGCCGGCACCTGGAGCTGTTCAGCGCCGCGGCGGACCGCGTGGTCGCGCGGAATCCTCTCGTCCAAGTGGTGATCGGCGTGCCCGGCGGGATCGACCGCGCGGTGTACGCCGGCGCGCGCTGGCCGCTGGTGGAGAGCGCGGACGGGCTGCTGCAGTACGCGACCGCCGCTGTCGCCAAAAGCGGGACGACGACGCTGGAGGCGGCCCTCGCGCTGACGCCGCTCATCGTGGTCTACCGGATGAACGCCGCCAGCTACGCCGTGGCGCGCCGGCTGGTGAAGGTGCCGCACATCGCGCTCGCCAACCTGATCGCGGAGGACCGAGTGGCGCCGGAGTTCATCCAGGACGCCGCCACGCCCGACGCGCTCGCCGACGCCGTGCTGCCGCTGCTGGACGAGGGATCGCCGGAGCGCAGGCGGATGATCGACGGATTCGCGAACGTGCGCGAGCGGCTGGGCGGGCCGGGCGCGTCCGCGCGGGTGGCCGCGCTTGCGGCGGACCTTCTCGCGGCGAAGCGGAGCGGCCGATGA
- a CDS encoding lysophospholipid acyltransferase family protein translates to MSDEPGGTEGEPRVAELPSEMTTRLSLKESVIAGLGGAALDGLMASCRYRTEGEEHFRPFWDAGQPVIFTLWHGRLLPCTYHHRHQGVVTLVSLHRDGEYITRAVRRWGYTAVRGSSSRGGLDALRELIRHVKQGRSLAITPDGPRGPREKMKPGPVIIAQRTGAPIIPVVSGASRASYFGGWDRFLIPHPFARLQIAYGEPVFVPRRADEAQIQTIMDDVEVRLGGLMRRVAEKW, encoded by the coding sequence ATGAGCGACGAACCGGGCGGGACGGAAGGCGAGCCGCGCGTCGCGGAGCTGCCGTCGGAGATGACGACGCGGCTGTCGCTCAAGGAGTCGGTGATCGCGGGGCTCGGCGGGGCGGCGCTGGACGGATTGATGGCGTCGTGCCGGTACCGCACGGAGGGGGAGGAGCACTTCCGCCCGTTCTGGGACGCGGGGCAGCCCGTCATCTTTACGCTCTGGCACGGGCGGCTGCTGCCGTGCACATACCATCACCGCCACCAGGGCGTGGTTACGCTCGTAAGCCTGCACCGCGACGGGGAATACATCACCCGTGCCGTGCGCCGCTGGGGATATACGGCTGTGCGCGGATCCAGCAGCCGCGGCGGATTGGACGCGCTGCGCGAGTTGATCCGCCACGTAAAGCAGGGCCGTTCGCTGGCGATTACGCCGGATGGCCCGCGCGGCCCGCGGGAAAAGATGAAGCCGGGACCGGTGATCATCGCGCAGCGCACGGGCGCGCCGATCATTCCCGTGGTCTCGGGCGCGAGCCGCGCCTCGTACTTCGGGGGATGGGACCGCTTTCTGATTCCCCATCCCTTTGCGCGGCTGCAGATTGCGTACGGCGAGCCCGTGTTTGTGCCGCGCAGGGCGGACGAGGCGCAGATCCAGACCATCATGGACGACGTGGAGGTCCGGCTGGGCGGGCTGATGCGGCGCGTGGCGGAAAAGTGGTGA
- a CDS encoding tetraacyldisaccharide 4'-kinase → MEAWVHRWWAGEAGATGRAADVVLAPAEAAFRAGVRLRNGAFDRGWMRSERVGIPVISVGNVAVGGAGKTPVSAWIARRLAEWGRRPAIALRGYGEDEIQVHRELNPGIPVFRGARRVDAAREAQAAGRDVVVLDDAFQHRALARDLDIVLIAAESWDAHPRVLPRGPWREGVNALARADLLVITRKSASAARAAEVEAELGGLLPRMPVARIALRPSELRPLHGGAAMEMSALAGKKVLAVAALATPGPFVEHLRAAGAQVDAALYADHHEFTADEAHTIRQRSGAGWMVMTHKDAVKLRALLPAGAPAFVLHQRVETEAGADLLDVALRRALEERTS, encoded by the coding sequence GTGGAGGCGTGGGTCCACCGCTGGTGGGCGGGCGAGGCGGGCGCCACGGGGCGCGCGGCGGACGTGGTGCTCGCGCCGGCGGAAGCGGCATTCCGCGCCGGCGTGCGGCTGCGAAACGGCGCGTTCGATCGCGGGTGGATGCGCAGCGAGCGCGTCGGCATTCCGGTGATCAGCGTCGGCAATGTGGCGGTCGGCGGGGCGGGAAAGACGCCGGTCTCCGCGTGGATCGCACGGCGGCTGGCGGAATGGGGACGGCGGCCCGCCATCGCGCTGCGCGGCTACGGCGAGGACGAGATCCAGGTCCATCGCGAGCTGAATCCCGGCATCCCCGTCTTTCGCGGCGCGCGCCGGGTGGACGCCGCGCGCGAGGCCCAGGCGGCCGGCCGCGACGTGGTGGTGCTGGACGACGCGTTCCAGCACCGGGCGCTGGCCCGGGATCTGGACATCGTCCTGATCGCGGCGGAATCGTGGGATGCGCATCCCCGCGTGCTTCCGCGCGGTCCGTGGCGCGAAGGGGTGAATGCGCTCGCGCGCGCGGACCTGCTCGTCATCACCCGGAAGAGCGCGTCCGCCGCCCGCGCAGCTGAGGTTGAGGCAGAACTCGGCGGGCTGCTGCCGCGAATGCCCGTGGCGCGGATCGCGCTGCGGCCCTCGGAACTGAGGCCGCTGCACGGCGGGGCGGCGATGGAGATGTCGGCGCTGGCGGGAAAGAAGGTGCTCGCCGTCGCCGCGCTCGCCACGCCGGGGCCGTTCGTGGAGCACCTGCGCGCGGCTGGGGCACAGGTGGACGCGGCACTGTACGCGGACCACCACGAGTTTACGGCGGATGAGGCACACACCATCCGCCAGCGTTCGGGGGCCGGGTGGATGGTGATGACGCACAAGGACGCGGTAAAGCTGCGAGCCCTGCTGCCGGCGGGTGCGCCGGCCTTCGTGCTGCATCAGCGCGTGGAGACGGAAGCCGGGGCTGACCTGCTGGACGTGGCGCTGCGGCGCGCGCTTGAGGAGCGGACGAGTTGA
- the nadB gene encoding L-aspartate oxidase — translation MIQADVVVVGTGIAGLSFAIKAARYGTVAIITKKSRPESSTNWAQGGIAAVFADDDSPALHMEDTLVAGAGLCHPDSVDVLVREGPERVRELIDLGVRFTTAGDDLSLGLEGGHSRRRIVRADDLTGREIERALLAAAAETGNVTVYENHQAVDLLTAREPGAVGDRCCGVLALDSETGMLVPIAARAVMLATGGAGQIYRHTTNPSIATGDGVAMAYRAGARVANMEFIQFHPTALYPARERTFLISEAVRGEGAILKRRDGTPFMQDYHPLASLAPRDVVARAIDREMKASGDAFVLLDCSAIPEHEIRERFPNILRETAERGIDMLREPLPVVPAAHYLCGGVLTDTDGRTSIPGLYAAGETACTGVHGANRLASNSLLEAVVFAHRAAARLGPELRSAPALQPVEVPARTNLRVVDEAALAEDREAVRNLMWERVGIVRSDAWLAEAESQLRDIQVRVGTLWAECRPTHDLVELRNLVQSALLVVRCALHRRESRGLNYNIDHPHRDNERCLRDTLVIR, via the coding sequence TTGATCCAGGCCGACGTGGTCGTAGTGGGGACGGGAATCGCGGGGCTGTCGTTCGCCATCAAGGCGGCGCGCTACGGCACCGTGGCTATCATCACCAAGAAGAGCCGCCCGGAAAGCAGCACCAACTGGGCGCAGGGCGGCATCGCGGCCGTGTTCGCGGACGACGATTCGCCCGCGCTGCACATGGAAGACACGCTGGTGGCCGGCGCCGGGCTCTGCCATCCGGATTCGGTGGACGTCCTCGTGCGCGAGGGCCCGGAGCGCGTCCGCGAACTGATCGACTTGGGCGTGCGCTTCACCACCGCGGGCGATGACCTGTCGCTGGGGCTGGAGGGCGGGCACTCGCGCCGGCGCATCGTCCGCGCGGACGACCTGACCGGTCGCGAGATCGAGCGCGCGCTGCTCGCCGCCGCGGCGGAGACGGGAAATGTGACGGTCTACGAGAACCACCAGGCTGTGGACCTGCTCACCGCGCGCGAGCCCGGCGCCGTGGGCGACCGCTGCTGCGGCGTGCTGGCGCTGGATTCGGAGACGGGCATGCTGGTGCCGATCGCCGCGCGCGCGGTGATGCTGGCCACCGGCGGCGCGGGGCAGATCTACCGGCACACCACCAATCCGTCCATCGCGACCGGGGACGGCGTGGCGATGGCGTACCGGGCTGGCGCGCGGGTGGCGAACATGGAGTTCATCCAGTTCCACCCCACGGCCCTGTATCCCGCCCGGGAGCGCACCTTTCTGATCAGCGAGGCGGTCCGCGGCGAGGGCGCCATCCTCAAGCGGCGCGACGGCACGCCCTTCATGCAGGACTATCACCCGCTCGCCTCGCTGGCGCCGCGGGACGTCGTCGCGCGTGCCATCGACCGGGAAATGAAGGCCAGCGGTGACGCGTTCGTGCTGCTGGACTGCTCGGCGATTCCGGAACACGAGATCCGCGAGCGCTTTCCCAACATCCTGCGCGAGACGGCGGAGCGGGGGATCGACATGCTGCGCGAGCCGCTGCCCGTCGTGCCCGCCGCGCACTACCTGTGCGGCGGCGTGCTGACGGACACGGATGGGCGGACGAGCATTCCCGGCCTGTACGCGGCGGGGGAGACGGCCTGCACCGGCGTGCACGGCGCGAACCGCCTGGCCAGCAACTCGCTGCTGGAGGCGGTCGTCTTTGCGCATCGCGCGGCGGCGCGGCTGGGCCCGGAACTGCGCTCCGCCCCCGCGCTGCAGCCCGTGGAAGTGCCCGCCCGGACCAATCTGCGTGTGGTGGATGAGGCTGCGCTGGCCGAAGATCGCGAGGCGGTGCGCAACCTGATGTGGGAGCGCGTGGGCATTGTCCGCTCGGACGCGTGGCTGGCGGAAGCGGAGTCGCAGCTGCGCGACATCCAGGTGCGTGTCGGCACGCTGTGGGCGGAGTGCCGGCCCACGCACGACCTCGTCGAACTGCGGAATCTGGTGCAGAGCGCGCTTCTGGTGGTGCGCTGCGCGCTTCATCGCAGGGAAAGCCGCGGCCTGAACTACAACATCGACCACCCGCACCGCGACAACGAACGCTGCCTGCGCGACACCTTGGTAATCCGTTGA
- a CDS encoding addiction module protein encodes MSVVAESLDAEALESAVLQLPISERARLAARLLSSLDEDAVREEAWDREIAERMRAYEAGEMRTFSPEEVFKRSAELLR; translated from the coding sequence ATGAGTGTAGTGGCAGAAAGCTTGGACGCCGAAGCTCTGGAATCGGCGGTGCTGCAGCTTCCGATCTCTGAGCGGGCTCGCCTCGCCGCGCGTCTCCTGTCCAGTCTGGACGAGGATGCCGTGCGTGAGGAAGCTTGGGATCGCGAGATCGCCGAGCGTATGCGGGCTTACGAGGCAGGCGAGATGCGGACATTCTCCCCTGAGGAGGTATTCAAGCGCTCGGCTGAACTGCTCCGGTGA
- a CDS encoding type II toxin-antitoxin system RelE/ParE family toxin, giving the protein MEEFLDAVRFYRDQNPDIASRFDQDFALVLSMIRERPLLGTPHRHGTRRKLFPRFPYAVIYTIGVAGTVVYAVFHQHREPEYWADRLEPFRPG; this is encoded by the coding sequence ATGGAAGAATTTCTGGATGCGGTGCGCTTCTACCGCGACCAGAATCCTGACATTGCTAGCCGATTTGACCAGGATTTCGCGCTGGTCCTGTCGATGATCCGTGAGCGACCCCTGCTGGGAACTCCACACCGACACGGCACGCGGAGAAAGCTGTTCCCCCGTTTTCCTTACGCGGTGATCTACACGATTGGAGTGGCTGGGACAGTGGTGTACGCAGTGTTTCACCAACACCGCGAGCCGGAGTACTGGGCCGATCGTCTTGAGCCGTTCCGGCCGGGATGA
- a CDS encoding 23S rRNA (pseudouridine(1915)-N(3))-methyltransferase RlmH gives MKVAVGVIGRAKGAVGDAISEYETRTRRYFTFESAELKEVAYRGRGDAPRVRDEEGKRLLARVPAGCDIVALHETGKAWDSPKLAAYLSDLQVRASPGAAFLIGGAYGLSDEILSRATHLLSLGAFTLPHEVARLVLTEQLYRAGTILRGEPYHKGRE, from the coding sequence ATGAAGGTTGCCGTCGGGGTGATCGGGCGAGCGAAGGGCGCCGTGGGCGACGCGATCTCGGAGTACGAGACGCGCACGCGGCGCTATTTCACGTTCGAGTCCGCCGAGCTCAAGGAGGTGGCGTACCGCGGCCGCGGCGACGCTCCCCGCGTCCGCGATGAAGAGGGAAAGCGGCTGCTGGCGCGCGTCCCCGCGGGATGCGACATCGTCGCGCTGCACGAGACGGGAAAGGCGTGGGACTCGCCGAAGCTCGCGGCGTACCTCTCCGATCTACAGGTGCGCGCCAGCCCCGGCGCCGCGTTCCTGATCGGCGGCGCGTACGGCCTGTCGGACGAGATCCTGTCGCGCGCCACGCACCTGCTCTCGCTCGGCGCGTTCACCCTGCCGCACGAAGTCGCGCGGCTCGTGCTGACGGAGCAGTTGTACAGGGCGGGGACGATCCTGCGCGGGGAGCCGTACCACAAGGGCAGGGAATAG
- the bshC gene encoding bacillithiol biosynthesis cysteine-adding enzyme BshC, translating to MRGNRLAMDYLAGVPEAAHFFSGHPNDLQSFRAKLDEVTRRFGRAEREAAAAAVHPTSDSARERLARFVEEGGAMVTTGQQTGLFTGPLYTIHKILTAIRLAEALERELGTIVLPVFWCASEDHDLAEANHTFAVDADGALRRFAVAATVDRPVPMSEMRLGTDIESVSAEYGEVVAALGGTGVDLTSFSGPYRTGETVAGAFRRMVEQLFAGFDLLVTDAADPALKQISVPVLRAAVAQASQHERLLAERTEALEAAGYAPQVTLVADAANVFHHGPAGRERLVRAGRGWAAPEARIRWTPEEVDARIVAEPGSFSPNVLLRPVVESAVFPTLAYVGGPAEVAYFAQINPLFGAMGMLPPVAWPRFSARLVPDDVAEAAAELGLTDAELALPEHELVSLVARRRLAPEIAERLGALRTAIVDGFGAVMDASAGVDANLELAIGARRDRALLAAADAERKILAHAKRSDRGVTHLLPLVRNTLMPFGAPQERSLNLLPFLAMRPTLLRDLAERMEIRLGVDAAHPEKMPDGAVHAPAQPQTR from the coding sequence TTGCGCGGCAACCGGCTCGCCATGGACTACCTGGCGGGCGTACCGGAGGCCGCGCATTTCTTTTCCGGTCATCCCAACGACCTGCAATCGTTCCGCGCCAAGCTGGACGAGGTCACGCGCCGCTTTGGCCGGGCGGAGCGCGAGGCCGCGGCGGCCGCGGTGCATCCCACCTCCGACTCCGCGCGCGAACGGCTCGCCCGCTTCGTGGAAGAGGGCGGGGCGATGGTCACCACAGGGCAGCAGACCGGTCTGTTCACCGGCCCGCTCTACACCATCCACAAGATCCTCACGGCCATCCGCCTGGCCGAAGCGCTGGAGCGGGAGCTGGGCACCATCGTGCTACCGGTCTTCTGGTGCGCCTCTGAGGACCACGATTTAGCCGAAGCGAACCACACCTTTGCGGTGGATGCAGACGGTGCGCTCCGCCGCTTTGCCGTGGCCGCGACGGTTGATCGTCCCGTCCCGATGAGCGAAATGCGGCTCGGAACGGATATCGAATCCGTCTCAGCTGAATACGGGGAAGTCGTTGCGGCGCTTGGCGGAACCGGTGTTGATCTCACAAGCTTCTCAGGTCCATACCGGACGGGAGAAACAGTGGCCGGGGCGTTTCGGCGGATGGTGGAGCAGCTGTTCGCCGGCTTCGATCTGCTGGTGACCGACGCCGCGGATCCCGCGCTGAAGCAGATTTCGGTCCCTGTTCTCCGTGCGGCGGTAGCACAGGCGTCGCAGCACGAACGCCTGCTCGCCGAGCGGACGGAGGCGCTGGAGGCGGCGGGGTACGCGCCGCAGGTGACGCTGGTGGCGGACGCGGCAAATGTGTTCCACCACGGACCGGCGGGCCGCGAGCGCCTGGTGCGCGCGGGGCGGGGTTGGGCGGCGCCGGAAGCCCGCATCCGGTGGACGCCGGAGGAGGTGGATGCGCGGATCGTGGCGGAACCGGGCTCCTTCAGTCCCAACGTGCTGCTGCGCCCGGTGGTGGAATCCGCCGTCTTCCCCACGCTCGCCTACGTGGGCGGGCCGGCGGAGGTGGCGTACTTCGCCCAGATCAACCCGCTGTTCGGGGCCATGGGCATGCTTCCGCCCGTCGCCTGGCCCCGCTTTTCCGCGCGCCTCGTCCCCGACGACGTGGCCGAAGCAGCGGCGGAGCTTGGGCTTACCGACGCCGAACTCGCGCTTCCGGAGCATGAACTGGTGTCGCTGGTCGCCCGACGGCGGCTGGCGCCGGAAATCGCCGAGCGGCTGGGCGCGCTGCGGACGGCCATCGTGGACGGCTTCGGGGCGGTGATGGACGCGTCGGCCGGGGTGGACGCCAACCTGGAACTGGCGATCGGCGCGCGGCGGGACCGGGCGCTGCTGGCCGCGGCGGACGCGGAGCGGAAGATCCTGGCGCACGCCAAGCGCTCGGACCGCGGGGTCACGCATCTTCTTCCCCTGGTCCGCAACACACTGATGCCGTTCGGCGCGCCGCAGGAGCGCAGCCTCAACCTGCTGCCGTTCCTTGCGATGCGTCCCACGCTGCTGCGCGATCTGGCGGAGCGGATGGAGATCCGGCTGGGGGTGGACGCGGCCCATCCGGAGAAGATGCCGGATGGCGCGGTCCATGCACCCGCGCAGCCGCAGACCCGCTGA